Sequence from the Agrococcus sp. SL85 genome:
ACGCCCTTCGCGATGATGGAGCCCGTGCAGGTCGCGGGCTCCGTCGTGCGGCAGGCGACCCTCCACAACCAGGACGTCGTGCGCGCGAAGGGCGTGCTCATCGGCGACACCGTCGTGCTGCGGAAGGCGGGCGACGTCATCCCCGAGGTCCTCGGGCCCGTCGCCGACCTCCGCGACGGCACCGAGCGCGCCTTCGTCATGCCCGACGCGTGCCCCGAGTGCGGCACGGCGCTGCGGCCGATGAAGGAGGGCGACATCGACCTCCGCTGCCCGAACGCCCGGTCGTGCCCCGCGCAGGTGCGCGGCCGCGTCGAGCACATCGGCTCGCGCGGCGCGCTCGACGTCGAGGCGCTCGGCGAGGTGACCGCGGCGGCGCTCACGCAGCCCACGCACCCCGCGGAGCCGCCGCTCGTCACCGAGGCGCGGCTGTTCTCGCTCACGATCGACGAGCTCGTGCCGATCGAGGTGGTCGTGCGCGACGGCGAGACCGGCGCCCCGCGGTTCGACGACGACGGCGCGCCCGTCACGCGCGCGCCGTTCCAGCGGGTCGAGATCACCTATCCGCCCGGCGCGGAGGGGCTCAGCCCGGCGGAGCGTCGCAAGGCGGGCATCCGGAAGGACCATCGCGTCCTGCACCCCTCGGCGCAGGCCGTCACGCTCATCGACGAGCTCCAGAAGGCCAAGGAGAAGGACCTCTGGCGGCAGCTGGTGTCCCTGAACATCCGGCACGTCGGTCCCGTCGCCGCTCGTGCGCTCGCCGGCTGGTTCGGCTCGCTGCAGGCCATCGAGGAGGCGACGCCCGAGCAGCTCGCGGAGGTCGAGGGCGTGGGTCCGACCATCGCCGATGCGCTCGTCGAGTGGCTCGCGGTCGACTGGCACCGCGAGATCGTCGACGGCTGGCGCGCCGCGGGCGTGCGCTTCGCGACGCCCGGCCACCCCGGCCCCGGCGCGGCGGCGGAGGCGGGCGGCGTGCTCGCGGGCATCACGGTCGTCGCGACCGGCACGCTCGAGGGCTACACCCGCGAGGGCGCGCAGGAGGCGATCATCGCCGCGGGGGGCAAGGCCGCGGGCAGCGTCTCGAAGAAGACGCACTTCGTCGCGGCGGGGCCGGGCGCGGGCTCGAAGCTCGCGAAGGCCGAGGAGCTCGGCATCCGCATCCTCGACGCCGAGCAGTTCCGCATCCTCGTCACCGAGGGCCCCGACGCGCTCCCGGCGGTCGACGCGACGTGATCTCGCGGCTCGCGATCGATGGCTACCGGTCCATCCGGTCGCTCGTCGTCGATCTCGAGCCGCTGACGGTCGTCACCGGCGCGAACGGCGCCGGCAAGTCGAGCCTCTACCGGGCGCTCCGGCTGCTCGCCGACTGCGGCGAGGGCCGCGTGATCGGCTCGCTCGCGGGCGTCGGCGGGCTCGACGCCGTGCGCTGGGCGGGCCCGGAGCGCGGCACGCTGCGCGCTCGGCCCGTGCAGGGCACCGTGCGCGGCGGCCCCGTCGCCCTGCGCCTCGGCGTCGCCACCGACGCGCTCGGCTACGCGATCGACCTCGGCCTCCCCGTCGCGCAGCGCAGCGCCTTCGACCTCGACCCTGAGATCAAGCAGGAGCACGTCTTCGCGGGCGCCGACCCGCGCCCTGCCGGTGTGCTCGTCGAGCGCACGCGTGGCCTCGCGCGGATGCGCGGGGACGGCGGCTGGCGCGAGCTGGCCTCCGGCCTGCATCCCTGGGCGTCCGTGCTCGACGAGCTCGCCGGCCACGAGGAGGCCGCGGAGCTCGCGGGTGCCCGGCGGATGCTGCGCGGCTGGCGCTTCCACGACGCGCTCCGCACCGACCGCTCGGCGCCCGCGCGGCAGCCGCAGGTCGCGACGCGCTCGGTGCGGCTCGACGACGACGGCGCGAACCTGGCCGCAGTGCTGCAGACGGCGATCGAGATGGGGCGGCAGCGCGAGATCGACGCGGCCGTCGAGCGCGCCTTCCCCGGCTCGCGCCTGCTGCTGCCCATGGCGGAGGGCCGCATGACGGTCGCGCTCGAGCAGCCGGGGCTGCTGCGGCCGCTCGCCGCGTCCGAGCTCTCGGACGGCACGCTGCAGCACCTGCTGCTCGTCGCGGCGATGCTCTCGGCCGAGCAGCCGAGCCTCGTGGTGCTCAACGAGCCCGAGCGCAGCCTCCACGCCGACCTCGTCGAGCCGCTCGCGGCCCTCGTGCGGCAGGCCGCCTCGACGACGCAGGTCGTCGTCGTCACCCACCAGGAACGCCTCGTGGAGGCGCTCGGCGGCCTCCGGATCGAGCTCGAGAAGGTGGGCGGCGAGACCGTCGTCGCCGGGCGCGAGGGGCTGCTCGACCAGCCCTCGTGGCACTGGCCGAAGCGCTGAGCGCGCCGCGCGGTCGCCAGGAGCGCTCGCCGCTAGAACAGGGTCGCCGCGAGCATCGGGGCGCCCTCGGTCGAGGGCAGCTGGCGCGCCCGCCGGGCCTCGACGGCCCGGTTCGACGGTGCGACGGCGGAGAGGCCGGTGCCGGGCGCCACGACGGTGCGCGAGAGCCCGTGGTGCACCTGCAGCGGCCGGATGCGCTCGCGCAGCCACTGCCGGTACTCCGGGTGCGCGTAGGAGCCGAACCGGCCGCGCTCGTCGCGGTAGACGCGGTCGTAGAGCGGCACGAGCCGCGGGTGCTCGGCCCGCAGCCACTGCAGGTACCACTCGCGAGCGCCGGGCCGCAGGTGCAGCGCGCTCGCGATCGCGCTCGTCGCGCCGGCCTCCGCGATGGCGGCGAAGGCGCCCTCGAGGTGCGCGCGGGTGTCGGTGAGGCCGGGCAGGATCGGCATGGCGAAGACGGCGCAGTCGAGGCCCGCGTCGCGCACCGCCCGGACGGCGTCGAGGCGGGCCCGTGTGCTGGGCGTGCCGGGCTCCACCGCCTGCTGCAGCTCGTCGTCGAAGATCGCGATCGACATCGCGATCGAGACCGGCACGTCGCGCGCGATCGAGGCGAGCAGCGGCAGGTCGCGCCGCAGCAGCGTGCCCTTCGTCAGGATCGAGATCGAGGCGCCATGCTCCGCGAGCGCGCGCAGGATGCCCGGCAGCAGCCGGTAGCGGCCCTCCGCGCGCTGGTAGGGGTCGGTGTTCGTGCCGAGCTGCACCGCGTCGACCTCGCGCCGGGGGCCCGCGAGCTCGCGCCGCAGCACCTCCACGACGTTCGCCTTGACGACGATGCGGCGGTCGAAGTCGGCGCCCGCGTCGAGGTCGAGGTAGGTGTGGGTCTGCCGCGCGAAGCAGTAGCGGCACGCGTGCTGGCAGCCGCGGTAGGGGTTGATCGTCCACGCGCCGCGCATGAACCCCTGGCCCGGCACGCGGTTGAGCGCGCTCCGCGCGGTCACCTCGAGGAACGATGCGCCGTCGAAGCCCGGCGTCGGCCAGCGCTCGAGCACGCTCCCGCGCTCCTCGAGCCCCGGGAGCGCGTCCGCGTCCTGGTGCTGCGCCGTCTGCCCGTCCCACCGCATGCCTGCATTCGAACACACGTTCGATCCATGCGCAAGGGCGCGCGCCGCGCATCGGGCGCCCACGGGCCGCGCGGCTAGGGTGCCAGCGTGAGGACGGGGCGACGGATGCGGCTGCTGGCGCCCGCCCTCCGCTCGGCCGTCCTCGTGGCGCTGCTCGTGCTGCTCCTCGCCCGCCTGCTCCTCGCGCTCGGAGCGGCGCCCGCAGGCGCCGTGCTCCCCGGCGCCTGGTCGCTGCTCGCGGCCGCGGCGATCGTGGGCGGGGCTGACCTCGGCGGCGGCGGCCTGTGGCACGCGCTCATGCTGCCGCGGCTCGTGCGGGTGCGCGCCATCGATCGCCTCATCGCCGCGCTCGGCGTCGGCGTCGCCGCGCTCGCCGTCGCGATCATCGTCTCGGCCGTGCTCGCGCCCGAGGCTCGCGCGCGCCCTGCTCGCGGCCGCGACGCCGCTCTGGTCCGCGGGCCTCGCGACGGCCGCCCTCGTGCTCGCGATGCTGCAGCACGCGCGGCGCTCGCAGCGCCACCCCGCGCCGGCGACGATCCTGATCCTCGGCGCGGGCCTGCGCGGCACCCGCGTGGGGCCGCTGCTGCGGCGCCGCGTCGAGCGGGGCGCGGAGGTGTGGCGCGCGGCCCTCGCGGCACGGCCCGACGCCCGCATCCTCGTCTCCGGCGGCCAGGGGCCGGACGAGGTGCGCACCGAGGCGAGCGCGATGGCCGAGCACCTCGTCGAGGCGTGCGGCGTGCCCGCGGCCGCGAT
This genomic interval carries:
- a CDS encoding Rv2578c family radical SAM protein — translated: MRWDGQTAQHQDADALPGLEERGSVLERWPTPGFDGASFLEVTARSALNRVPGQGFMRGAWTINPYRGCQHACRYCFARQTHTYLDLDAGADFDRRIVVKANVVEVLRRELAGPRREVDAVQLGTNTDPYQRAEGRYRLLPGILRALAEHGASISILTKGTLLRRDLPLLASIARDVPVSIAMSIAIFDDELQQAVEPGTPSTRARLDAVRAVRDAGLDCAVFAMPILPGLTDTRAHLEGAFAAIAEAGATSAIASALHLRPGAREWYLQWLRAEHPRLVPLYDRVYRDERGRFGSYAHPEYRQWLRERIRPLQVHHGLSRTVVAPGTGLSAVAPSNRAVEARRARQLPSTEGAPMLAATLF
- the ligA gene encoding NAD-dependent DNA ligase LigA; this encodes MGAVSEDLGLGEANERAQALRERIEAASAAYYGRDASIIDDAAYDGLVRELAALEQAHPELQSQDSPTQQVQGVASGGLPTIEHLDRMLSLDNVFSLDELREWCAKAEAASGRPVRWLTELKIDGLALNLRYERGALVSAATRGDGTVGEVVTPNALRVAGIPERLSGAGHPEVVEVRGEAFIPTEAFAALNALQEALRERSVEEDRARLGERFDEARAVDRGARRFPAFANPRNAASGGLRQQLEKKRGLEREAGDARVAALRMYVHGIGAWPEPPVAAQSEVYELLASWGLPVSPHSSVEADVDGVVAFVERVGGARHGFEHELDGVVVKVDELALHGELGQTSRAPRWAIAYKYPPEEVHTRLLDIVVSVGRTGRATPFAMMEPVQVAGSVVRQATLHNQDVVRAKGVLIGDTVVLRKAGDVIPEVLGPVADLRDGTERAFVMPDACPECGTALRPMKEGDIDLRCPNARSCPAQVRGRVEHIGSRGALDVEALGEVTAAALTQPTHPAEPPLVTEARLFSLTIDELVPIEVVVRDGETGAPRFDDDGAPVTRAPFQRVEITYPPGAEGLSPAERRKAGIRKDHRVLHPSAQAVTLIDELQKAKEKDLWRQLVSLNIRHVGPVAARALAGWFGSLQAIEEATPEQLAEVEGVGPTIADALVEWLAVDWHREIVDGWRAAGVRFATPGHPGPGAAAEAGGVLAGITVVATGTLEGYTREGAQEAIIAAGGKAAGSVSKKTHFVAAGPGAGSKLAKAEELGIRILDAEQFRILVTEGPDALPAVDAT
- a CDS encoding AAA family ATPase; translation: MISRLAIDGYRSIRSLVVDLEPLTVVTGANGAGKSSLYRALRLLADCGEGRVIGSLAGVGGLDAVRWAGPERGTLRARPVQGTVRGGPVALRLGVATDALGYAIDLGLPVAQRSAFDLDPEIKQEHVFAGADPRPAGVLVERTRGLARMRGDGGWRELASGLHPWASVLDELAGHEEAAELAGARRMLRGWRFHDALRTDRSAPARQPQVATRSVRLDDDGANLAAVLQTAIEMGRQREIDAAVERAFPGSRLLLPMAEGRMTVALEQPGLLRPLAASELSDGTLQHLLLVAAMLSAEQPSLVVLNEPERSLHADLVEPLAALVRQAASTTQVVVVTHQERLVEALGGLRIELEKVGGETVVAGREGLLDQPSWHWPKR